A window from Culex pipiens pallens isolate TS chromosome 3, TS_CPP_V2, whole genome shotgun sequence encodes these proteins:
- the LOC120425357 gene encoding protein G12-like — translation MKLFLLLVVLGVGMSSATLRSEVDQLLAFYPMEEVREIYDWWITHDAEVGEIYAFMQSNYANDAWSVLVTQPELQGVGAWTEARGVNLRDYLDFVAAMFGWTPLPRAVRNGKARSWASMMEEIRSVTDTPGALALANQFIATPGSEFAELYRMTQDARPAFTRTMNDPEVQRWAAQLRAFGVDIDGTVARLQSFFGWN, via the exons ATG AAACTGTTCCTGCTCTTGGTAGTCCTCGGAGTTGGCATGTCCAGTGCCACCCTCCGCTCGGAAGTGGATCAGCTGTTGGCGTTCTACCCGATGGAGGAGGTCCGTGAGATCTACGACTGGTGGATCACCCATGATGCCGAGGTTGGCGAGATCTACGCCTTCATGCAGAGCAACTACGCCAACGATGCGTGGAGCGTTCTGGTCACCCAGCCCGAGCTGCAGGGAGTCGGAGCCTGGACCGAGGCCCGTGGTGTCAACTTGCGCGATTATCTGGACTTTGTCGCCGCCATGTTCGGCTGGACTCCGCTGCCCCGTGCTGTCCGCAACGGAAAGGCTCGCTCGTGGGCCTCGATGATGGAGGAGATCCGCTCGGTCACCGACACCCCCGGAGCGCTGGCCCTGGCCAACCAGTTCATTGCCACGCCCGGAAGCGAGTTCGCTGAGCTGTACCGCATGACCCAGGATGCCCGCCCAGCGTTCACCCGCACCATGAACGATCCGGAAGTGCAGCGATGGGCCGCTCAGCTGCGTGCCTTCGGCGTCGACATCGACGGTACCGTCGCCCGTCTGCAGTCCTTCTTCGGATGGAACTAA